In the genome of Colwellia sp. PAMC 21821, the window CGCGTTACTGGCATTGTTTCTCGTGGTGGCTCAATCATGGCTAAATGGTGTTTAGCACACCACAAAGAAAACTTTCTTTACACTCATTTTGAAGATATTTGTGAAATTTTAAAAGCCTACGATGTTTCATTTTCTCTAGGCGATGGTTTACGACCAGGTTCGATTGCCGACGCCAATGATGAAGCACAATTTTCAGAATTACGTACTTTGGGTGAATTAACAAAAATCGCCTGGAAACATGACGTACAAACTATTATCGAAGGTCCGGGTCACGTGCCATTGCATATGATTGAAAAAAATATGACTGAGCAACTCAAGCATTGTGGCGAAGCACCTTTTTATACCTTAGGACCATTAACGACAGATATTGCGCCAGGTTATGATCATATTACTTCCGGTATTGGCGCCGCTAATATTGGTTGGTATGGTTGCGCTATGCTTTGTTACGTTACTCCAAAAGAACACTTAGGTTTACCTAACAAGGAAGATGTTAAAGAAGGCTTAATGACTTATAAAATCGCGGCGCATGCCGGTGATTTAGCAAAAGGTCATCCGGGCGCTCAGATCCGCGATAACGCCATGTCTAAAGCCCGTTTTGAGTTTCGTTGGTACGATCAATTCAATATAGGTTTGGATCCTGAAAAAGCACGTGCATATCACGATGAAACATTGCCGCAAGAATCAGGCAAAGTTGCGCATTTTTGCTCTATGTGTGGTCCTAAATTCTGCTCAATGAAAATTTCACAAGAAGTGCGAGATTATGCTGCGAGCTTAAGCACTGCTGCCAACAACGAACAGAACATTGAAATCAAACTATTGGATGAAACCATCAGTATTTCAGTACAAGGAATGGCAGAAAAGTCTGCTGAGTTTAAAGCCAGCGGCAGCGAGCTTTACCACCCTGTTGAAAAATCGTTAAGCAATTAACCTTATGCCAACCATCGCTATTATTGGCGCCGGCCTAATGGGCCGTTTGGTAGCCTTGTCGTTAAATCGACAAGGCTACCAGGTAACGCTATTCGACAAAGACCAGAAAAGTGGCCAGCAAAGTGCTGCTTATGCGGCCGCCGGTTTATTAACACCGCTTGGCGAAGCCATGCACAGCCCTGCCAACATTGTTGCAATGGGCTTTGCTGCCTTAGCTTTATGGCCAAAATTGCTTAGCACACTTTCTGGCTATAACTTCTTTCAACAATCTGGATCGATCGTCGTTAGCCATGAACAAGATATCGCTGACTATCATAGATTAACGCGATTTTTAGCCAATAATTATCCAAGCCACGCTCGACAACAGCTTAATCGAGAAGCATTATCGGCACTTGAGCCAGAGCTAGCTGGTAAATTTTCGCAAGCGTTATACTTGCCCGAAGAGGGGCAAATTGGTAATCGAAAGTTACTACTCGCTTTACATCAACAATTAGTAGATGAAGGGGTTAAATGGCATAGCGAATCTGAAGTTATTGCCATAGAGTCAGACAGTTTTAGTACCGGCTGTGATATTCGCTTCCAAACTTGTAACAAGCGTAAAAGTAGCGAATGCCAGTCGTTTGACCTTGCCATTGACTGCCGGGGAGTTGGTGCAAAAAAATCGCCGAGCACAAACAGTAAACACAATGCTCAACTTGATGATTTACGTGCCGTTCGTGGCGAAATATTTCAACTTTTTACCACTGAAGTTAACATTTCACGACCGATCAGACTCATGCATCCTCGCTATCAAATTTATATCGCGCCAAAAGGTAAAGGCCATTTTGTCGTTGGCGCAACAGAAATTGAAAGTGACGATACTGCCCCAATGACCGTTCGCTCAGCCATGGAGTTGCTCAGTGCTGCTTATAGCGTTCACCCGGGTTTTGCTGAAGCTAATATCCGCCAGCATATCAGCCAACTTCGTCCAGCATTTAGTGATAATCAACCAAAAATAATTTCACAAAATGCCTTAATTCAAGTCAATGGTTTATACCGCCATGGCTTTCTAATTGCCCCTGTTGTGCTTGCCCAAGTGCTAGAGCATGTTGACAACATAATGCTCGAACAGAAAAAATCTGTCGATAATTATCAATATGCTAAGTGGCTGCCAGTAAACCAACCTATGACAAATTTAGCTTATTAAAACCACTGCATAAATTGAATAATCATCTAGGCAAGAAAGGAGATAACAAATGAAAATATATATTAATGGCGACGCGTTTGAACTCCCACACACGTCAGAGCAAAACTGTCTTGATTTAGTACTAGCAAAAGCATTACCGGTAAACCAGCAACAACAAAGTTTTGCTTTGGCGCTCAACGGTGAATTCATTGGCCGAGAAGACTACCAACATACCGCGGTTAGCGATAACGATAGTATTGATGTGCTTTTCCCAATTGTAGGAGGTTAACCTATGTCACTAAATATTTATGGTCAAACGCTAAATAGTCGATTATTAATTGGCTCCGCACTTTATCCTTCACCAAAGGTCATGCAGCAAGCCATTATAGCTAGCGGATCACAAGTGGTGACATTATCACTAAAGCGTCAAAACCCATTGGCACAGTCAGGTGAGAAAATCTGGCGCTACATTCAAGAAACTGTTGCACAAAACCAAGGTTTTCTCCTACCTAACACCGCTGGCTGTAAAAGCGCTAAAGAAGCTATTACCTTAGCTAAAATGAGCCGAGAATTATTTCAAACAGACTGGATAAAGCTTGAAGTAATTGGCGATGATTATAATCTACAACCTGATCCTATAGAGCTTTTAATTGCTACCGAGCAACTGCTTGCTGATGGCTTTAAAGTATTACCTTACTGCACAGACGACTTAGTAATTTGCCAGCGATTATTCGCGTTAGGCTGCCAAGTTATCATGCCTTGGGCTTCACCCATTGGCACCGGTAAAGGCTTAATGAACCGCTATAATTTAGCCACTATTCGCCACCGGTTACCTGAAGCTACGCTAATACTTGATGCTGGCATAGGTAAACCGTCAGATGCCTGTATTGCCATGGAAATGGGCTTTGACGGTGTGTTGCTTAATAGTGCTATTGCGCTAGCCGATAACCCTGCTCTGATGGCAAAAGCTTTCGCCAACGCAATATCAGCAGGTGAATCCGCTTATATCGCAGGCACTATGCCTGAACGCCAAACCGCTCATCCCAGCACACCGACACTAGATACGCCTTTTTGGCATCAACCGGAACATAGCTAATGAGCATTGAAACTGTATTACTGGGCAATAAAGTGCAAAACAAACCAATAATTTGGACCATTTCAGGCGCAGACTGCTCAGGTGGTGCTGGTATTGCTGCCGATATTAAAACTGGCCATAATCTCAATGTAGAAGTGTGCCATTTAATTACCGCCAATACCGTACAAAACTCATCAGCACTTATTGCGGTTAATCCAACTGGGGTGGAGATATTAGTCCTGCAGGTACAGGCATTACGCTTCGACAAGCCGCCAACAGTAATAAAAATAGGCTTAATAGCTAATCGTGAGCAGATCAACTGGCTAATAGAGATGCTTTCGGACATTAAGGCCCAATTACCTAACTTACTGGTGGTTTATGATCCCGTTGGCCGAGCGAGTGTTGGAGGTTGCTTGTCATCGTTACCTACTTCCGCACTTGTGCCGCTCATGCCATTGGTGGATGTTATTACACCCAACTTTATAGAAGCTAAGCAGTTATGTACTTTAACGGCTAACAACTCAGTAGATGATGCCGCGATAATGGCAGAAAATATTCTCCTATTGGGGTGTAAAGCGGTGATTATAAAAGGCGGACATACGGCTACTGAAAAAACTAAACAAGACCAAACACATTGCACTGATATATGTTTACAAAGCTTAAGTGCTACTTCAAGCCAGTTATTAATCTTGCAGTCGCCAAAAATCAACACCAGCTATAGCCATGGCAGCGGTTGCAGCTTTGCCAGCGCATTAGCTAGCTTTTTAGCACATGATTATTTATTGCGTGATGCCTTTACACTCACTAAAGCATTTATTAACCAAGGCTTATTAACTCAAGGGTTATTAGCAGCTGAAGTAAAAAATGACATATCAGATGATAAATGTGATGTTAAGCGTGATGACAAAAAGGAAGATAAGCGAAACCGTTATTACGGCGCATTTGAGCAAGGTTTGTGGCCCTCAAAACCAAAAGATTTTCCAATAATTATCAGCTCACTCAATCAACAATTTCAGTCAAAAAAATGCTTTAAATCCCTTGATTTAGCTGATGGAGAAAAACTCGGCCTCTATCCTGTAATCGACTCGCTTGATTGGCTAGCTCTATTATTACCAATGAACTTAAATATTATTCAACTGCGCATTAAAAGTAACAATATTTCAGAAGTTGAGCCAATTATAGAAAAAGCGGTAGCAATGGCCCGTGATTATAATTGTCGGTTATTTATTAATGATCATTGGCAACTGGCCATTAAATACCGTGCATACGGTGTTCATATTGGCCAAGAAGATCTTAACGACGCTGATTTAAATGCTATTGCGAAAGCCGGTTTGCGCTTGGGTATCAGCACGCATGGCTGTTACGAGTTTTTATTAGCAAAACAACTGCAACCTTCCTACCTTGCTATTGGCGCTATTTTCCCAACAAAAACCAAAAACATGACAGGGCAAATCCAAGGCCTAGCAAACTTAACCCAGATATTAGCGCTAGCCGATACTACCCCTGTAGTGGCTATTGGTGGCATTAACCAACAACGACTAGACCAGGTATGGAGTACAGGTGTGAGCGCGGTTGCAGTTGTTACGGCAATAACCGAAGCTCAGCAACCTTTTAATGCGACTAAAGCTATGCAAGCACGACTATGTTAAACGAGAGTATTTATCTTTATCTGGTCATTGAAATAATTTCAGGATGGTGAATAAACTCATCCAATTCGTCTTGGGCATTTGGAAATTGTGCGCGGTGCTGTTGTAAAATAGCAATCGCATTGCTCATTGCTAATCGTGACTCAGCAGAGACTGCAATGGTTTCATGTTCAGGGCTAGCAGTAATATGAGCCAGTTGCTCGCGAATATAATTCATCTCTATTTTATCGCCTGGGCAAGATTTACTGGTGCGATATCGAGAAGATATAATATTTTGTTTAACTAAGTCATTCAATTCTCGATGGCCAATCACTTTATCTGCTGGTATCGAAAATTCAGTCATCAACCGCCGTATTAAGCTGTATAAACTTTCATACTGCGCGGGTGTAAAGTCAAACTTATCGCCATGGCCAATACAGCAAATACCTAAAGAACGACTATTTAGACCTAAAGTATGAGCGCCGGCTTTGTTAGTTGGCCTACCATTTTCAATACTGCCATCGGCTTTTTGGCTGTGTTTATCATTTAAAATGACAAAGTGATATCCTATGCCTGACCAGTTGCGGGCTTTATGCCACTGGTCAATCATATCTCGATCACAATCTCTCCCGGTGAAGGCAGCAGTATGAAGCACAATATATTCTGGAAACATAGTCAATTCCCTTAATTTAGTTACTGATATTTATGCGCTAATCTCAAAAACCCAAAGCCATTTATACTTATTCACTTATGAGTTTTAATAACACCATCGTCAATATTAATAATGATAATTAAAATGATCGGTAAAAAGCTCTATTATCCCAGCTTGAGTGACATAATTAACATAAGTATGTAATGCGTTATCTTCCCAATGAAACGGCTAATAATGCAGTTGATTAATCGCTTTAATTACTTATGTTTACTTTTGACTTTTTTTCACTCGTTTGGATTACTCAAGCATTATTTGCTATCCCCCCCTAAATAATAGTGCATTTTTCATACAAAACAATTTAATAACAAAACTGTGCGTCGAAGCGGTTTGAGTGAATGTTGTTATCAATACTCTGCTAATTGCATACTCATGAGTATGTTTTATGTTTTATGTTTTATGTTTTATGTTTTATGTTTTATGTTTTATGTTTTGAACATGCTAGTTTTACACTAGCTTTTTCGTTAGCCAGAGCCTTAACGGTTTACGTATGTTTTTAATTTAAAAATCTAGCTAACACTTCTCCTGAGCAAGCTTAAAATATGCTTACGGTTGCTTAGCTAAAACTAAACCCTTGTTATTTAATTGCTATATTATTCTGAATGTACTTTGTTGTTTCACGTTCAAGGTGTTTTAGTGGTGTATTTTCGTCGTTAAAGCCTCTATGATTTATAGCGAATCAACGTAGGTGCATCGTAATGACAGAGTTATCTTTCAATAAGCCCGCCATGATTATTGCAGCCATATATACTTTTTTATTAGGCGCAATCGTTTTAACAGGTTGGTACATTAGTAACAGCGACTTAATTCAAGTGCTGCCACAATTTACACCTATGCAATATAACACTGCTCTGGGATTTTTATTGAGTGGAATCGGCCTATTCGCCATAGTGAAATGTTTAAAACGCCTAAGCTTAGCTTGTGGAATACTCGTTACTTTCATTGGGTTTCTAACCCTGTTGCAGTATGTTTTTGTGATTAATCTAGCAATTGATCAACTGTTAATGGACGCATATATTACAGTAAACACCTCTCACCCCGGCCGTATGGCAATAAATACCGCGTTGTGTTTTATTTTTACCGGCATCACATTATTATTATTATTTTCTTCTACAAATAAAAATCCAAAAAACTACGCATTAATTGAAATACTGAGTCTGTTTATTTTAGCTTTATCAGCAATAGCGCTCACCGGATATATTATTGGCGAAGAAAATGGCTATGTTTGGGAAACACTCACACGTATGGCACTGCATACCGCAAGTGGCTTTATAGTTTTGGGTTTTGGTTTCTTAATCGCTATTTGGCGCCACAGAACTAGAGTAATAGCATTGGTACCTCTTTGTGTTCCAGCCCTCTTATGCTTTATCGTTTTACTTATTGATATGTTTCACGCGCCAAACATTGCCGTGGGAGTCGCTTATGTACCATTAGTTTTGTTCGGTCTATTATTTTACCGAAAAGAAATAACATTTGTTTTAGCTGGGCTCGCGACTGTACTGATTATTTTCGGTTACTTAGCTTCGCCAGAAATAGATGTCGACAACCAATATGTGATTATAAATCGTATACTTGCCATCGTTGCCGTTTGGGTTTTGTCAGTTGTGGTATACCTTCAAAAAATCACCCAAGAAAAATTACGTAAAAGTGAAGAAGCGTTAACTTTAGGTTGGCGCGGCGCCGGTGACGGTATGTGGGATTGGGACGTTGCTAGCAATACCATGTTTTTTTCTGAGCGCGTGAAAGAATTGCTAGGTTTAGAGTCAGAGAAAATGCGTAACCATTTTGACGAGTGGATTGAACATATACATGAAGAAGACAAAGATAGAACGCTCGCCGCTCTAGACGCACATATTAAAAACAACAGCCCTTATGATGTAGAGTTTCGTCTGAAAACAAGTTCGGGACAGTGGCGTTGGTTTCAATCCAGAGGACAAGCCTTATTAGATGAGGACAATAAACCTGTCCGTATGGCTGGCAGTTTAAGTGATATTACGGTGCGTAAAGAAACTGAATTGCAGTTAAGGCTATTTAAATTAACCATTGAAAACTTAACAGACGTTGTGGTGATCACCGAAGCCGATCCTGATAACCCGATTATTATATTTGCTAACACGGCTTCAAATAACGTATTAGGTTATAAACCTGAAGAATTAATCGGACAAACTCCACGGTTATTACAAGGCGAAAAAACTGACAAAGTGCAATTAGCCGCACTTAAAAAAGCGTTAAAAAATAATCAGCCGTTTTCTACTGAACTCATTAATTATGCAAAAGACGGTAGCGAATATTGGATCGATATCAATATTGTTCCGGTAAAAGATCAACAAGGAAACACCAGTCACTTCGCCGCTATTGAGCGTGACATTACCGATAACAAAGCAGCAAACTTTGAGCGTGAACGTTTAATTAAAGCGCTGGAAAAAAGTAATAGCGAACTAGATGAATTCGCTTATGTTGCCTCGCATGATTTAAAGGCTCCACTGCGAGTTATCGAAAATATTTCTCACTGGCTCGAAGAAGACTTAGGCGATCGTCTCGATGATGAAAGTCGAGAAAACTTGTTACTGTTGCGAAGCCGTATCCAGAGAATGGAAAGGTTACTAGAAGACCTTCTCGAGTATTCACGTATTGGTCGTAAACTAGATGAAAATTACGAAGAAACGCTCACTGGAGATACCTTAATAAAAGATATCACTTTATTAATTGCCATGCCCGAGGGTTTTACCATTAATGCCAGTGCAGAGTTTTTACAACTTAAGGTGAATAAAATGCCACTGCAGCTTATTTTACTTAATCTAATCAGTAACGCGATAAAGCACCGAGATAAAGACATTGGGTTAATTGAAGTAGATGTTAAAGAGCAAGAAAACCAATACCAGTTTACTGTAAAAGATGACGGCCCAGGCATCGCGCCAATATATCATCAAAAAATATTTAAAATGCTTCAAACCCTCAAGCCTCGTGACCGTGTCGAAGGTAGTGGAATGGGATTAGCCATTGTACGAAAACATATTGAATTATTCGGTGGTACTATCGAAGTAGCATCAGAAGAAGGCGAAGGCTGCGCTTTTATTTTCACGTGGCCTAAACAGCAAAAAAACTCAATTAAAGACACTTTATAATGGTCGCTATAATCGAAGAGACATTAAAAAATCAGCACTTGAATATTTTTTTAGTAGAAGATGACGACGGTGATGCCAAAGCCATTTTTCGGGCATTTAGCAAGGCAAAAGTTACTAGCCCAATATTGCGTGCGTATGACGGACAAGAAGCATTGGAAACATTAAGGGCTGAAAAT includes:
- a CDS encoding N-acetylmuramoyl-L-alanine amidase — translated: MFPEYIVLHTAAFTGRDCDRDMIDQWHKARNWSGIGYHFVILNDKHSQKADGSIENGRPTNKAGAHTLGLNSRSLGICCIGHGDKFDFTPAQYESLYSLIRRLMTEFSIPADKVIGHRELNDLVKQNIISSRYRTSKSCPGDKIEMNYIREQLAHITASPEHETIAVSAESRLAMSNAIAILQQHRAQFPNAQDELDEFIHHPEIISMTR
- the thiO gene encoding glycine oxidase ThiO is translated as MPTIAIIGAGLMGRLVALSLNRQGYQVTLFDKDQKSGQQSAAYAAAGLLTPLGEAMHSPANIVAMGFAALALWPKLLSTLSGYNFFQQSGSIVVSHEQDIADYHRLTRFLANNYPSHARQQLNREALSALEPELAGKFSQALYLPEEGQIGNRKLLLALHQQLVDEGVKWHSESEVIAIESDSFSTGCDIRFQTCNKRKSSECQSFDLAIDCRGVGAKKSPSTNSKHNAQLDDLRAVRGEIFQLFTTEVNISRPIRLMHPRYQIYIAPKGKGHFVVGATEIESDDTAPMTVRSAMELLSAAYSVHPGFAEANIRQHISQLRPAFSDNQPKIISQNALIQVNGLYRHGFLIAPVVLAQVLEHVDNIMLEQKKSVDNYQYAKWLPVNQPMTNLAY
- the thiE gene encoding thiamine phosphate synthase, with the translated sequence MSIETVLLGNKVQNKPIIWTISGADCSGGAGIAADIKTGHNLNVEVCHLITANTVQNSSALIAVNPTGVEILVLQVQALRFDKPPTVIKIGLIANREQINWLIEMLSDIKAQLPNLLVVYDPVGRASVGGCLSSLPTSALVPLMPLVDVITPNFIEAKQLCTLTANNSVDDAAIMAENILLLGCKAVIIKGGHTATEKTKQDQTHCTDICLQSLSATSSQLLILQSPKINTSYSHGSGCSFASALASFLAHDYLLRDAFTLTKAFINQGLLTQGLLAAEVKNDISDDKCDVKRDDKKEDKRNRYYGAFEQGLWPSKPKDFPIIISSLNQQFQSKKCFKSLDLADGEKLGLYPVIDSLDWLALLLPMNLNIIQLRIKSNNISEVEPIIEKAVAMARDYNCRLFINDHWQLAIKYRAYGVHIGQEDLNDADLNAIAKAGLRLGISTHGCYEFLLAKQLQPSYLAIGAIFPTKTKNMTGQIQGLANLTQILALADTTPVVAIGGINQQRLDQVWSTGVSAVAVVTAITEAQQPFNATKAMQARLC
- a CDS encoding thiazole synthase, producing the protein MSLNIYGQTLNSRLLIGSALYPSPKVMQQAIIASGSQVVTLSLKRQNPLAQSGEKIWRYIQETVAQNQGFLLPNTAGCKSAKEAITLAKMSRELFQTDWIKLEVIGDDYNLQPDPIELLIATEQLLADGFKVLPYCTDDLVICQRLFALGCQVIMPWASPIGTGKGLMNRYNLATIRHRLPEATLILDAGIGKPSDACIAMEMGFDGVLLNSAIALADNPALMAKAFANAISAGESAYIAGTMPERQTAHPSTPTLDTPFWHQPEHS
- the thiS gene encoding sulfur carrier protein ThiS; this encodes MKIYINGDAFELPHTSEQNCLDLVLAKALPVNQQQQSFALALNGEFIGREDYQHTAVSDNDSIDVLFPIVGG
- a CDS encoding PAS domain-containing protein; translated protein: MTELSFNKPAMIIAAIYTFLLGAIVLTGWYISNSDLIQVLPQFTPMQYNTALGFLLSGIGLFAIVKCLKRLSLACGILVTFIGFLTLLQYVFVINLAIDQLLMDAYITVNTSHPGRMAINTALCFIFTGITLLLLFSSTNKNPKNYALIEILSLFILALSAIALTGYIIGEENGYVWETLTRMALHTASGFIVLGFGFLIAIWRHRTRVIALVPLCVPALLCFIVLLIDMFHAPNIAVGVAYVPLVLFGLLFYRKEITFVLAGLATVLIIFGYLASPEIDVDNQYVIINRILAIVAVWVLSVVVYLQKITQEKLRKSEEALTLGWRGAGDGMWDWDVASNTMFFSERVKELLGLESEKMRNHFDEWIEHIHEEDKDRTLAALDAHIKNNSPYDVEFRLKTSSGQWRWFQSRGQALLDEDNKPVRMAGSLSDITVRKETELQLRLFKLTIENLTDVVVITEADPDNPIIIFANTASNNVLGYKPEELIGQTPRLLQGEKTDKVQLAALKKALKNNQPFSTELINYAKDGSEYWIDINIVPVKDQQGNTSHFAAIERDITDNKAANFERERLIKALEKSNSELDEFAYVASHDLKAPLRVIENISHWLEEDLGDRLDDESRENLLLLRSRIQRMERLLEDLLEYSRIGRKLDENYEETLTGDTLIKDITLLIAMPEGFTINASAEFLQLKVNKMPLQLILLNLISNAIKHRDKDIGLIEVDVKEQENQYQFTVKDDGPGIAPIYHQKIFKMLQTLKPRDRVEGSGMGLAIVRKHIELFGGTIEVASEEGEGCAFIFTWPKQQKNSIKDTL